A portion of the Manihot esculenta cultivar AM560-2 chromosome 2, M.esculenta_v8, whole genome shotgun sequence genome contains these proteins:
- the LOC110607695 gene encoding LOB domain-containing protein 41 has product MRMSCNGCRVLRKGCSENCSIRPCLQWIKSPESQANATVFLAKFYGRAGLMNLINAGPEHLRPAIFRSLLYEACGRIVNPIYGSVGLLWSGSWQLCQAAVEAVLKGTPITPINSEAAANGQGPPLKAYDIRHVSKDENSAASNDPNRVKTRCRVRRVVKPKVSDNKPCAGVGFGSVVEPARDELTRSTSHESSVSHQSELAMVDGESKETESMVSVETAEASLMFRAEPESAVKGNEGVHDHASTEMAGVGLELTLGLEPVSRASHMVPVKKRKLEVEAYGYGSSDDESCKIELGLDYPACH; this is encoded by the exons ATGCGGATGAGTTGTAATGGATGTCGAGTTCTGCGCAAGGGCTGCAGCGAGAATTGCAGTATTAGACCTTGCTTGCAGTGGATCAAGAGCCCTGAGTCTCAAGCCAACGCCACTGTCTTCCTTGCTAAGTTTTATGGCCGTGCTGGACTTATGAACCTCATCAACGCTGGCCCTGAACACCTTCGTCCTG CGATTTTCAGGTCTTTGCTTTATGAGGCTTGTGGAAGGATAGTGAACCCGATTTACGGGTCTGTTGGGTTGTTGTGGTCTGGGAGCTGGCAGCTCTGCCAAGCTGCGGTTGAAGCCGTGCTAAAAGGTACGCCGATCACTCCGATCAATTCTGAAGCGGCGGCCAATGGGCAGGGACCTCCGTTGAAGGCTTACGATATTCGTCACGTGTCCAAGGATGAAAACTCTGCTGCTTCCAACGATCCCAACCGAGTGAAGACTCGTTGCCGGGTCAGGAGAGTTGTGAAGCCGAAAGTTAGTGATAACAAGCCATGTGCTGGTGTTGGGTTCGGCTCTGTGGTCGAGCCAGCACGGGATGAGCTAACTCGATCCACGAGTCACGAGTCATCGGTGAGTCACCAGTCGGAGTTGGCAATGGTGGATGGCGAGAGCAAAGAGACGGAGAGCATGGTCTCCGTGGAAACAGCTGAGGCTTCGCTGATGTTCCGAGCGGAGCCGGAGTCAGCCGTGAAGGGCAACGAGGGAGTGCATGATCACGCAAGTACGGAAATGGCAGGAGTTGGATTGGAATTGACCCTGGGTCTTGAGCCAGTGTCACGTGCAAGTCACATGGTCCCAGTGAAGAAACGGAAACTCGAAGTCGAGGCTTATGGCTACGGGTCGTCTGATGATGAGTCGTGTAAGATAGAGCTGGGATTGGACTATCCTGCTTGTCACTAG
- the LOC110602647 gene encoding uncharacterized protein LOC110602647 translates to MNHFNLHMNAIASCDETENRGLVSICDSKGPVVCPKPRRVANLANYSSRTLRWHTSRQAEMCDSKAGAELLDIILMKDGHGTEQSAAHVASPLPFFCGSPPARAANPVIQDARFGDEKLTPMLPLLIPSPSSSSSPTSRKGGCMRMKFGLKPAAVRVEGFDCLNRDRQNSSIPAMA, encoded by the exons ATGAATCACTTTAATCTTCATATGAACGCCATTGCCTCCTGTGATGAGACCGAGAATAGAGGCTTGGTTTCAATTTGTGATTCCAAGGGTCCTGTTGTTTGCCCCAAACCGCGCCGAGTTGCAAATCTGGCTAACTATTCCAGCAGGACTTTGAGATGGCACACgag TCGTCAAGCTGAGATGTGTGACTCAAAAGCTGGGGCAGAGCTTCTGGACATTATCCTCATGAAG GATGGTCATGGGACGGAACAATCTGCCGCCCATGTAGCCTCACCACTCCCATTTTTTTGTGGGTCTCCTCCTGCCCGGGCTGCTAACCCAGTAATCCAAGATGCCCGATTTGGAGATGAAAAACTTACTCCCATGTTGCCATTGTTGATTCCATCGCCTTCAAGTTCATCTTCTCCGACATCACGCAAAGGAGGATGCATGAGAATGAAGTTTGGGCTTAAACCAGCTGCAGTTAGAGTAGAAGGTTTTGATTGCCTCAATAGGGATCGCCAAAATTCCAGCATCCCTGCTATGGCTTAG